AAACCCCGAATCGTATTTAAACGGGTGTCATGTCCGCCATTGGAAACAATGGCCAGCTGATAACCCTCATCTTTCAGCTGCGTTAATACTTGCTCTGCTGCCGGCATTTCTACGGCGAAACGGCCAAACTGGCTAAACCAGAATTGGGCCAGTTCATCTATGGTTGGGGGATTTAACCAAGACAGTTCCTGCAACAACGCATAAGCAGCCGAAGCCCCGATACTACCATGCGTCAGCAATTCCTTTTTAGGATAACCGCCATTATCGATGCGTCTTACAATCTCGATAATTTTGTCAGACTCGACCTGTTTCAATGTTGGCGCATAATATTCTGCCAGATAACGGCTATAGGCTTGTGTCGTCAGATCACGATGGGTCAAGGTATTGTCGAGGTCAAATAAAACGGCTTGAATAGGCATAATTTTCAAAACGAAATGCTGAAACTTTCAATCATGTTAACAGCCCTACACTTGTTAGATCAGACATAAAATTGCTAAGTTTTGTTGTTTTAAGCATAAAAAAAGCGATGCCAAAGCACCGCCTTTTCTTAGCTTACAAAGTCTAAATTAGAATTTGTATTCAACACCTGTACCAACAACTGGCTGTTTAGTTTCAGCTGAACCTTGTTCAAGTGTTAAAAGACCCGTGTAACCGTATGCTTTTACTTGTTTAGAGAATGCATAGTCTGCACCCACAAGAATTTGTTGGGCTTCAAAATCTGCAACATTGGCTTTTGTAAAGCTTGTAGAGTTTTGACTATATTGGCCTTTTACTGTCCACTTATCAGCATTTGGTAATTTATATTCTGCTCCAATTAGCCAGCCTTGTGCATCATCAATATCATTACCATTTACAGCAATACCATTACTTGCCACTGAAGTTGCATTTGAATTACCTTCAACCTCTGCAAGATCAGATGTTTGGAATAACGCCTTAATGGCTAAGTTATCATTTACATTTACTCGGCCAATCGCACGAATTGTATCAGCAGCAGCTAACAAAGCTTTTGCTGTACCAATTTCACCATTTTGTGTGTTTAAGATACCTACACCAGCAAAGTTGGATGGAATCGCTTTATCATAACCAAGACCTAAAACAACTGCTTTGCTGTCATATACTAAAGATGCTGACCATGCATCACCTAAGCCACGGCCTGCAACTTTAGCACCGCCTTTAGAAGAGCTAATACCACCGGCTTCACCTGTAGCTAATAGTGCAGTTGCTTTTAGTTTACCTTCACCGACTGCAAAGCCAGGAGCTTCATAGACGACAACATTATCGATACGGTTTTCACCGGTAAAGATACCTGCCATATCCGCTTTATTTGCAACATAGTTATTGAAAGTATCAACTACTGAAGAAAGCTGTTTTACAGGCGTATCGATTTTACCTAGTTTTACTGTACCTAACTTTTCATCTTTAAGACCGACTAAAAGATTACGCGGTACAAATGTATCTGTACTTCCACCATTGTCTACATAGAAGGTAAATTCAGCTTGATAAAGCCCACTTAAACGGTCAGTAAGTTTCTCCTCACCTTTTAAACCCAAGAATGAATTATTAGTATTCAGTTCAATAACATCGCGATCAGACACAGGTGAAGCATTGTCTTCAGGTAAATAATCAACTGTGGCATCAATCTCACCATAAAAAGTTGGTGCTGCAAAAGTTGTCCCCGCCAAAAGGCTGAATGCAATTGCTGTTGCTAACTTAGTTTTCATCAAAAATATCCTTAATTTATTTTGTAACAAATAATACACACGGCGCTTATATTACAAAATTATTAAATTAATATTTATATATTCTATTTAGTACTTTAGGCTAACATTTAACCAAATAGTTGATTATTTAGAAATTTTATACTTTTTCTGCAACTTTCATCCATCGGAAAATTGGAATTAGACTGAAAATTGCCACGATCACGATCAGATTCAGATAATTTTGATAGCCTAAAGCATCTCCAAAAATGCCACTCAGGCTATAAAGTCCCCCACTCACCGTGGCGATCAGAGCAACCTGAAAGGTAAAATCTGTCCCTGCCAGATGCTTACGGCTGTATTGCATGACCAAGGTCAACATGACCACCAAAAGCATGGCTGAGACCATGTCTTCGGCCGCATTGATCAGA
The nucleotide sequence above comes from Acinetobacter lwoffii. Encoded proteins:
- a CDS encoding HAD family hydrolase; its protein translation is MPIQAVLFDLDNTLTHRDLTTQAYSRYLAEYYAPTLKQVESDKIIEIVRRIDNGGYPKKELLTHGSIGASAAYALLQELSWLNPPTIDELAQFWFSQFGRFAVEMPAAEQVLTQLKDEGYQLAIVSNGGHDTRLNTIRGLGIETYFDEIISSGLVGFNKPQPEIFQITAERLGVQPAQCLYIGDHPINDVQGATEAGMHALWMQGFHADAEHIRYKIQQLPEIFAHLQLLNQT
- a CDS encoding porin, with amino-acid sequence MKTKLATAIAFSLLAGTTFAAPTFYGEIDATVDYLPEDNASPVSDRDVIELNTNNSFLGLKGEEKLTDRLSGLYQAEFTFYVDNGGSTDTFVPRNLLVGLKDEKLGTVKLGKIDTPVKQLSSVVDTFNNYVANKADMAGIFTGENRIDNVVVYEAPGFAVGEGKLKATALLATGEAGGISSSKGGAKVAGRGLGDAWSASLVYDSKAVVLGLGYDKAIPSNFAGVGILNTQNGEIGTAKALLAAADTIRAIGRVNVNDNLAIKALFQTSDLAEVEGNSNATSVASNGIAVNGNDIDDAQGWLIGAEYKLPNADKWTVKGQYSQNSTSFTKANVADFEAQQILVGADYAFSKQVKAYGYTGLLTLEQGSAETKQPVVGTGVEYKF